A stretch of the Malassezia restricta mitochondrion, complete genome genome encodes the following:
- the atp9a gene encoding ATP synthase subunit 9 has translation MLGAAKYIGAGIATLALAGAGIGVGIVFYALIQGTSRNPSVKNQLFQYAVLGFALSEATGLFALMVSFMILFS, from the coding sequence ATGCTTGGTGCTGCTAAATACATTGGTGCTGGTATTGCTACTCTTGCTCTTGCTGGTGCTGGTATTGGTGTAGGTATTGTATTCTACGCTCTTATCCAAGGTACATCTCGAAACCCTAGCGTTAAAAATCAACTATTCCAATATGCTGTTCTTGGATTCGCTCTTTCAGAGGCTACTGGACTATTCGCTCTTATGGTTTCATTCATGATCCTATTCTCTTAA